Proteins encoded in a region of the Bombyx mori chromosome 23, ASM3026992v2 genome:
- the Dh31 gene encoding diuretic hormone 31 precursor (The RefSeq protein has 1 substitution compared to this genomic sequence), giving the protein MVKFTCVLASCVLLAFLLVVPSFGYPRYINDYYRDDGQYDPDEIIDMLGRLGNLIQMERKMQNYKNDITSEKRAFDLGLGRGYSGALQAKHLMGLAAANFAGGPGRRRRSAQ; this is encoded by the exons ATGGTAAAGTTCACCTGCGTGTTGGCGAGCTGCGTGCTCCTCGCTTTCCTTCTCGTCGTGCCCTCGTTCGGATACCCCAGGTA TATCAACGACTACTACCGTGATGATGGCCAATACGATCCTGACGAGATCATTGATATGCTGGGCCGCCTTGGAAACCTCATTCAGATGGAACGCAAAATGCAGAA CTACAAGAATGACATTACTAG CGAGAAACGAGCTTTCGATCTTGGTCTTGGCCGCGGTTATTCTGGAGCTCTTCAAGCCAAGCATCTCATGGGATTGGCGGCTGCTAACTTCGCCGGCGGCCCCGGAAGAAGGCGACGAAACGCCCAATAA
- the Dh31 gene encoding diuretic hormone 31 isoform X1 has protein sequence MVKFTCVLASCVLLAFLLVVPSFGYPSINDYYRDDGQYDPDEIIDMLGRLGNLIQMERKMQNYKNDITSEKRAFDLGLGRGYSGALQAKHLMGLAAANFAGGPGRRRRNAQ, from the exons ATGGTAAAGTTCACCTGCGTGTTGGCGAGCTGCGTGCTCCTCGCTTTCCTTCTCGTCGTGCCCTCGTTCGGATACCCCAG TATCAACGACTACTACCGTGATGATGGCCAATACGATCCTGACGAGATCATTGATATGCTGGGCCGCCTTGGAAACCTCATTCAGATGGAACGCAAAATGCAGAA CTACAAGAATGACATTACTAG CGAGAAACGAGCTTTCGATCTTGGTCTTGGCCGCGGTTATTCTGGAGCTCTTCAAGCCAAGCATCTCATGGGATTGGCGGCTGCTAACTTCGCCGGCGGCCCCGGAAGAAGGCGACGAAACGCCCAATAA
- the Dh31 gene encoding diuretic hormone 31 isoform X3 → MVKFTCVLASCVLLAFLLVVPSFGYPSINDYYRDDGQYDPDEIIDMLGRLGNLIQMERKMQNEKRAFDLGLGRGYSGALQAKHLMGLAAANFAGGPGRRRRNAQ, encoded by the exons ATGGTAAAGTTCACCTGCGTGTTGGCGAGCTGCGTGCTCCTCGCTTTCCTTCTCGTCGTGCCCTCGTTCGGATACCCCAG TATCAACGACTACTACCGTGATGATGGCCAATACGATCCTGACGAGATCATTGATATGCTGGGCCGCCTTGGAAACCTCATTCAGATGGAACGCAAAATGCAGAA CGAGAAACGAGCTTTCGATCTTGGTCTTGGCCGCGGTTATTCTGGAGCTCTTCAAGCCAAGCATCTCATGGGATTGGCGGCTGCTAACTTCGCCGGCGGCCCCGGAAGAAGGCGACGAAACGCCCAATAA
- the Dh31 gene encoding diuretic hormone 31 isoform X2: MVKFTCVLASCVLLAFLLVVPSFGYPRYINDYYRDDGQYDPDEIIDMLGRLGNLIQMERKMQNEKRAFDLGLGRGYSGALQAKHLMGLAAANFAGGPGRRRRNAQ, encoded by the exons ATGGTAAAGTTCACCTGCGTGTTGGCGAGCTGCGTGCTCCTCGCTTTCCTTCTCGTCGTGCCCTCGTTCGGATACCCCAGGTA TATCAACGACTACTACCGTGATGATGGCCAATACGATCCTGACGAGATCATTGATATGCTGGGCCGCCTTGGAAACCTCATTCAGATGGAACGCAAAATGCAGAA CGAGAAACGAGCTTTCGATCTTGGTCTTGGCCGCGGTTATTCTGGAGCTCTTCAAGCCAAGCATCTCATGGGATTGGCGGCTGCTAACTTCGCCGGCGGCCCCGGAAGAAGGCGACGAAACGCCCAATAA